In Motacilla alba alba isolate MOTALB_02 chromosome 2, Motacilla_alba_V1.0_pri, whole genome shotgun sequence, the DNA window TGACTTCACAGTAAGGCTAGAGACAATGGTTACTGCCTTATGAACCAGGACATTTGGTTTCAAGCTCCTATCTCACGTGAGAAGGGGATTTGAAATGCAATCTGTACATCCAGAGTTTTGTACCATGGGCTGCTGGAATTGAAATCAGATAGCTAGAATTCCTATCTCACTGCTGTCTGCTACGCATCTCCATGCACATGTACCATTTCATGATGGAGGGGTGGGGCTGCTGAAGGTGCTGCAAAGCCACATGTACAAGTATACCCAGGAGATCGGCAGCTGTCAAGCTCTACAGGATTCACATGCCTGTTGGGACTGGCTGCACTGCTAAGCACCATTTAATCACATAGAAAGCGTTAGTTAGCTATGTAGTAGTAGAAAGCCTGAGCAAGGTTTGGGCAAGGTGAGGGTGAGCAGCTCAGGTCCGCATCCTAAAGAAAGTGGTAAGATCTGTGTGTAGTTCAAGTTTTTAGCAATATTTGACAATGTTACACAATTGCTTCTAGTGCTCTAACTTTTCTAGGTGCTGCTAGGCTCagtgtttgttcatttgtttctAGTAAGTTGGAAATATTGAGGAGAGAGCTGTTTTAGTAGGCATGGTGGAGTGCATCAACAGATGGAGCTAAGAGAGACCTGTGTGTTTGTATGTCTTATAGAGCAAAACACAACTAAGTACAGGTCAGTGACACTGTTGTGTGATTTATTACTCAGGGTTTTGTCCATAGCAGGAATGTAACTATGTTGTGActtagagggaaaaataaatctgtttttgtttaaaagtttCCCACTTTTcctagttatttttaaattgttaagCTGTGATGAGCAAAGGAAGGACCTAGTTTCCATTTGTCTGTTACATAAATCTAAAATATGTTAAATACATATgctaaacatttttctcttcaaactGGCCTACTACAGAAGCAccgcagctgggcagagcactcccagctctgtcagccaGAGTACTACCATTGCTTCAGTGGGAACAAGGCTGAGCTCATAAATCCAGGGTGAAgacatttctgtctcttctgtctGTTCTTGGTAAtgtttttgttctctctctAACATCATGCTTAGTCACCATCAGCAGGTAGGTTGTGTAATATCTATTCAGGGACAAGTGTACTGAAAACAGCTCCATAGGTCAAGGTCATAGCTTCActccaaagggaaaaatactgCCCTAAAAGAACACTCTCAATGAGAAGGCTGTTCTGAACTTAAAACTGTGTCCATGTTGCATTTGAAAGTCAGGACAACACCAAAGCTCAAGAGCATGTTGCAACTCTGATTCACATTCATTCATGCAGGAAAagggctttttattttacagaacaGGATGTCTTGGGGATTCTATTCTCATAAGGATCCAGTGTCTGTAGCCGGTAACCTGTTTCAGCCTGAGCCGAAATCTATACTTAAGATCTGTAATAATTAGGAAGACTTCTTTTTTAGAGGTGTTGGATTTTACAGCTCcctttaagaatttttttttcactgtgatgATATTGTAATATAAATACTCATAAAGGAACTCTGTGCATGAAGGGAAGCTCTAACCAACAGTAATTTGCCATTGTTTCCACTAGAGGataaacattgaaaaaaagtgaaactgCATACTAGTAGTGCTCCTCCCAAAGTCTATTCCTTTCAAAGTATACATACATATACTAGCTATATCATGTAAACTTAAAAATTTAATTCCAGTAGGGTTGTTAGTCTGCTGGATAAATGAAGGGAAGTTCAAGCTCTGTAAACAtatagagaaaaagaaaaataaagaaatactagttgtttggtgggggtttttcttacctttttttttcccccctatgGATATTCAAATACTAGttgtttggtgggggtttttcttaccttttttttccccccctatGGATATTCTTACATGTGAAGTATAGTTACAACAGTATAGTTTTGTAAGTGCAATTTGATAAATTTAGTTTCACATTTTTCAACATCCTGATTTTATAAATTAGACACAAACCTTTCTCTGAGAACACCATTCACTAAGGTCTGTACTATATAGGGCTGGTTGAAATTTGTTTGGGATTGTTACATGCAATTAACCATTGATACTGTGGTTGCAGAACATCAGACACGTGTTGGAAAACCCCTGAAGAACCAGTTGATTGTATTAAGATTCTCATTAAATACTATAAGCAGTTTTATAACTGTTGCAAAGTCATGAACACCTAAATTATTCCAAAACAAATATTATATagtcttttatatttttttaaacattctaGAGAGGAAATAGAAGTAGTTTGCAAAATCATGAGACCCCTTGGTTTTTAGCATCTGTCTGACTGATAGAGCTTGAAAACTTGGAAAGACCCAAAGTCAGTTCTGTGTCACCATTTGGCACAATTTGTTTCCCTCTGCTGGGATTTTGTTGGCACCACCTAGTTCCATGAACCTGACAGGGTGGCACCCTTGCTTCCTGAAAAACCTTCCCATCATTTACTGTGTTCTGAAATTCAGAAGTTTTGCATTGCACTTGGAATGAAGCCAAAGATATCTTAGACATTAAGCCATTTTCCCTGGGTTAGTCTTGCATTTAATGTAGCCCAAAGCATTAGAAGCCTTTAGAAGGAATTTTGCAGCAACTACACCCCTGGCCTCTTAAGGTCTGGAACTTGTCCTATATGACCTTTCCACTTGGCCTAACATCATGGAAGGCATCAACCTAAGTAGACAAAGGCACTTTGGGGTGTGACAGCAGAGTCTGAATCTTGGCAGAAGCCCAGTGTCAGATATCAGAGGGTGTCAGATGGGCAAGGAATTCAACAGTGAAGAATAGGCACTAAAGACAAAAGACATCTGTGTCTTATATGGAAGGAAAGAGCTAGAGACCAGATTGGAGAAGACATTAAATGAAGACATTTGAAGACCAAGAAATTGGATGGGAAGGAGCCAAGAGTGACTTTGAGAGGCaacagtgagaaagaaaagcagaagcagtaTCAAGACTTCCTGAGACTAGTATGAGAAACCTGAAGAAGGAGCAATTGGAACTCACTATCTGGGAAGGTACAAATAAACAAGAGGCAGAACTGGGTCATTTGGATTAAGCATTGAGTCATGCAGCCAGACTAATCTGTGCTTTTCCCAGGGGTAGAGGAGGGTTTTACGCTAACCTTGCACTTGCCTGATCTTAGTTCAGCCCCTGGCACAAATCACAGATACTAATGAAATGCCTGCAGGCTCAGGGGGAATAGCAGCACATCTGCAACCATGCCTATTTTATCTCAAAAACAGCTTGGGATCTACACCAGCCAGGCGCTCTCTGGTTGCCAGAGGAACCTGTGGAGGCCAGACAAGCAGCTGGGgtaacacacacaaacaaattCCAGAACATTAACTGAACTTGAAACCAAGTGAGCGTGACTTGGCGCATGAACTGAAGGACAGCATCACCCCGCTGTCTGGCTACACAGAAAGCCAGGTCTGAGGCTGTTCTCCTCAGAAACTCTGAAGAATTTCACTTCAAGAATCATTAGCAAAAACATCCTGGTTCCTTTTAAATCCTGAGAGAGACTGTAAAACCACAAATCCACTCTTACATTTTGGAGTGTTACACAGATGCTATTGATTGGCATGTCTCCTAATGTTGGCATGGGACATActtctcctgctctgtcacCTTGGATATGAGATATTACAAGTTACAAGTTTACTAGTATTACAAGTTTGtggaaaggaaatgcaaaagtGCCCCTTGCATCCATTCTTTTAGCAGCTTCTTTTAAATGGGATCTCTGCCCTTTGGGGTAATTAGTGCCTGGAACAGCTGcaaaaccagtataaaccaggAAAGTGCACCTGCTAGAGCCATATACGTGCAGAAATACGTGTATGTAGGTGGTAAATCTGTTCTGGATTCCTGCTGCTGACACTCCATAGATAACTTAGAAATTATAAGCTCTGCCTGTATAATCAAAAGACTAAATAGCAGACAGCAGTAGAAATGAACATGAATGTTGTGCTTTTTGCATCAGTTCTTGACTGATGCTTCAGAAAGTTCCTTTGAGTTAAATTACCATTTTTACAATACAGCTATGAGGTAAGACACTCTTCTTGACCtccatgcagcagctccagagggggAATAAAACCAGAAACCCCATACTTCCTCAAAACACACAGCCAAGGATTAAGTATCTCCAATACAACAGTGAGCTGCATTTACAATCTAAGGCTGGGACAAACTGATTTTGAACCAAAACTTCAAAATAACTGTCATTAATTAGCAATCTCTAAAGTATGGCCTCCATCCTTGGTGCCTCTTAGTATTTCCTCATCTCACCAGGTAGCAGCAAAAACATTCCAGATGCATCAGCTTTGAAAGAGATTTTCCTCTGGCTAACCAGGATCACACTCATTGTGGCTGCTAGGACGTTGTCTAGTGACTTCTTGTTAAGAAAGATAAGTAACCCTATAAGACTTAATGCTACATGAAAGATTAAGGCCAGGGAAGGCTGTGGCAggatgaagaatttttcttaaaCATGAAGTTCTTCCTCCCTTCTTTGTTCTAGGCTTTTGAGCAGTTATAAATTAACATTAACTCTCCTGTAGAGACACTCTCTTCTTAACTCTTGTCTTAATTTATACCTGGCTACTCTTCAATTTAAGAGCAAAGaatgacaaaacaaataaacaacagcaaaagatcattttggaaggaaagaggaagcCTAACAGGCACTATAACAGAGTGTGATTTATTGGAACTCGCCTTTCCCACATGACAGAAGTGACAGCACTTATCCCACAGGTAGCCCAATCAAGCTTCTTCAATTGTCAGTTCATGTTTAGTTGCCTCCTCAATGTTTTTAAGTTGACAAAGCAGccattctctttctttctttctctgttacagaagaaaaaatattgtttaatcAAGCTAATGCATTCAGATATCACCTGCTTTCAAAAACGAACAGCCTACACAAAGGACTTATGACCCAACTCAGTTTTGGCTGGagttttccatttgttttaaGCAAAGAAGCTTTTACTCTCAAAGCTGGCAAGTTTTCTTGACACACTCAAGAACAATatggtacagagaaaaaaaccaaaacagaacatAATTTgatggcttcacactgacatGACAGTCTTCAGAGTCTAACTTGGCTGCCTTCCTGTGCTTTCTATGGGCTTTCCACAGGCCCTTAGCAAATAATTAAAGTTTCAGAAAATGGAGTTCTTGTGCACCACAGACAACCAACACCTGCAGAGCATCTATTAATCTAAGCTTTGCCCAGAAAACTCTACATTACTCAAAAGGACTGCTCACAAGATCCCATTTGGAATGACTGTCATTCTTTTTATAAAGCACTACAATttggatttaaaagaaaaaggggtAGATTATTTGTTCCTAAAGTTTGGTCTGACTTGGCTAACATGAAGAAACTTTAGAATTCCAATTACTGTTTTCTTCCTATTCTTAAATATCTTCTACAgaaagagacattaaaaaatatactttcCCACTTGGGTGCACAATGAGTCATACCAGCTCACAAGCTGAAGCAAAAAATGCTAGTTTGGAAGTTTGCTTGGCATCCTGTCTGTGATTAGGAATGGTATCACAGAGTTTACCAGGTTATGACACAATTCATAAACAGATGTCCTCACTGCTAAAGTTATGGAAATGTTCCATTAGTAAACTATTCCCACTTTAGTAGAAATGTCTGTATATATTCTGTGTTGGTAGAAGTTTGTGTAACTTAGCTACTGATTAACTAAATGAAAGTCTTTACCTGAAGAGTTTtatcaattttcttctttctggatTTTGCTACCGGGGGGTCTTTTATCCCTGGTAATCCGGAAACAAGCCATGAGGGTCCACTCTTGGGAGTTACTGCAGCATCCACAAAGGCTCTGGCGGTAGCTTGAGTTTCTGTGTTGGGGACAATCTTGTGAGCTGGCTCTTGATTTGATTCATCAGAGGCCAACACAGTGGAAAGCCTCTTTCTAGAAAATACAAGCCGAGAGCTTTggcttttctctttatttagtTCTTGCAAATCAAATGCTGTTGCAAGCTTTTttggggatgcaggagggaTGTATACATCAGCATGTACTAATGATACTTGAGATAACGATCTACTTAGATTTGATTTTGGCATTGGAGAGCCATAAACTCTCTTTGTGGCATCTTGGTCCTTGATTGACTGATTTGTCAGATCTATAGAAGATGGAGTTGTTCTTGAGAGCACTGAGTCCACTGGGGTGCTGTGTTTCACCATTCTCTTCTTCAGAGATCTTCTAACATTCAGAAAAGAATCATCTTCCTCTGACATCTTGAAGTCAGGTTTATTGccttaagaaaataagaagattGTGTCATTGTTCACGGTGTAAAAGATGCAATGTCAGCTGCTTTTTAGCAGCAAGCTGTTAAATCAATTCCaaagtgtttctgttttcatgtcTATATTCTGTCTTTACATAGAATTCATCCTTTATATAGATCAGTATTCAAGCATTTAGAAGAGCCATGTTTAAAACAGATCATGAGAACGGTCACACATCCAATACTTACTACTCCTCTCTTACCCTTCTGTATGAGGAGCTCCAAATGTGCTAGAATTTTGAAAGATCTTTCATTAACTGCAACGTCATTAAGATAGTGTTTCCTCCTTCCAGGTATATAAATAATGTACTTTTGGGGTTTCAGCTGCTAAAACTTTGTATGCAGCTGAAAAGTATTAGATAGCAGAGGGACTACAGTTGTGTAGCAAGAAATCAAGTACTCTAAGGAGATGAACAGAGAATTTCTGGATTCACCAATGATCTCTTAATCAAATTACCAATTTGTTTCCCTTAATTCCTTGAGAAGGGGCTCACAAACCTCTACTTCCCTTCTATTTACTTGATATTTATCTTCAGCTAACCCTAAGCTTTGATTCTAAAAAATATATGTTCTGTGCCAGTctattttcagctgaatttacAATGGCAAGCTTGATTTTCCTAGTAGCATTATTCCTATCCATTTGCAAACCTCCAATAAAAAGAAACTCTGCTTCTTACACTTGCTACTTCTTGGGCAGAAAAGCCCAAGATAAAGATATCTGATTTGAGATGTATTTAAGATAAACATCTAAATCAGGTGAGCAGTTAAGTACTTCTAGTAATTGTTGAAATCTTTGCTTTCATGAGGTTGTTCAGATATTTCATACAGGTTGATTGCCCCATATTCTAAGCTGTATATAGATTGCAGCCTTGGAGGGGCAAAACAGGACTACCATGAAGCAGGGCACAAGAAGACAGAGAAGTATATTTGCTGAAGTGAAAGGTATTAGTTCTCCATTCTTTGTCAATATTTTTCACATGTATAGTGTCTAAGTTTTCTAGAAAAGTTTCACATCCACTTTGTGTTTCTAAACACAGAGGCAGCAAGAAATAAGGCACTGACTCTTCAATACAGCAGAAGTCaggtgttttgtggtttttggttttttttccctcacaaagAGGGAGGTGTACtccataataatttttatttggataCCCATTTCTTCCCTCACTTCTTAGCAGTGCTAGCTTGTGTGACACATAGGCAGCACTCAGTCTACAGAGactgcctttttccttttctgttcagaCAGATTAACTTCCTTTAGTCTTTATCATAGAAGTGTACATGATGAAGCTTAGAAAGGGAATAAGGAGGATTTTGCAGCCACCACTCCTCCCCCAAACCTGTCCTCAGctatatattttaatactttcCCCTTCATCACTAAATGAACAATTAAAAGCTATTTCTTTCTTAAAGTagtttttaacaattttttttcaaccaaagcttttgcagaaaacaatttttttttatttcgCATTTCTCTATGTTTTAGAAAGATAAATACACATAAGCAACAGGTTTTTCTGCTCCAACACCACTATAGATAAAGGAGAGAAGCctaaaacaaacagagaaatatAAACTATTTGAGAATATCAAAGTGGATCACAGAGAATGCATTTTGCAGGAAATTTGACAAAATACAGCAGGCTTACCAGACCTACGAGGTTCTAGCTAatatcttccttccttccttccttccttttttaagTAATCCAGCTTCAGCTGCTACTTTCCTGCATATAAACCGGTTCATCCTGGCCATCCTTTGCTACAGACACTCCGTAATTAACACATTTAGCATTTTTGGGAGTATCGGCATTGCTTCTAAATGAATAAATAACTAAATAGAAATCTAGGATTAATTAAACATAGGAAAATGGGCTAGCCAACTTATCTGCATGCTATATTTATTGGTATTTAATCTCTGCTATATGCTGCCTATTTCAATCACAAAAATACTCTAGTGGTTAATTGGCTTCACATGGCTGCTTAAGGCATATTGAGGATCTGCTGCAAGATGGATGTATGTTGATAGAGTATATTGCCATCctgattttttcttctcattccttttcttgttcaaaaaaaaaaagagaaattaatgttAAATCTGCTGTGAAAAAGCTCTTCTTTTAGGAAAATAGGAAGTGAgaataaactgaaaaactgTAAATTTCAGTGTGAATGTCATGGTGTTTGCAGCTAACAGCTAATGACAGCATTTTATCTTGAAGCATACATTTTCAAAGTATCAGCTCTTAGATTAGAATTCCATTGGTTTGAAATGGTATGGTTTAGGTGGTGGACTGTAATTTTTATCAACTGAAAAACAGCTGGACTACACCAGTCCTGAATTGCAAGTCAGCTCTGTGGTAGCTGACAGTAAACAGCTGTTATCACAATGCTGTAGAGCAAGAACAGGTGTGAGGGAGCATGTGCACAAATAGTGGGGTAGCCCCTTTTGACAAAGCATGACCTGTGGACCTTGAAGCTGATGAGACAGACTTAATTTCATGGCTTTATGTGGATGACCTGGGGTTGTAGAGTGCATCTAGCACAGACAGAGGGGCAAAAGCACTGATCTCACAGGAATTTGAACTTTTGGTTCCAGGGAGTCTGGGTATTTCAAACCTAATCATAAACTGCTCTCTCTTGCCACATTAATAGTTTTAGTATGAATAGAGAATTGGAGCTACCAGTTCAAAATTTAGAAGTAACAGTCGGTCAGTATATGGATAAAGTTGCTGGGCTTAAGTTATGCGCCCCTAAGGAGCTGAAAGAGAGCTTGAGAAATGGAGGCACACTACAATCACATGGATTGCATGAGTAAACATCTTGGAAATAAATAGTCTGTCCAGGATAAGCTATTTATTTCCTAAACTCCCAGGGGAAGTTCCTACAGTAATATTTTGAGAATTAAACAAAAACTATTTTGGGATACTTgtggctgggggaaaaaaaaagtctcagcCCTTTATAAACACAGACTAATCTTTACCTCGTTTTGAATGTTTGTAGTTAGTTTTTATACCTTGTGGCTCGGTGAACAAACCCACCGGGCCAGTCATTCTGTGCCTTGCAGGCCCAGCAAGCCAGTTCCTTATATAGTACAGAGCACAGTGGTGTCTTGACATGGTGTCACAATGTTTGTGCTGTCCTGCTGTACCGTGGGACATAATATCacctctcccagcagggcaATGATGCAAACAACACTGAGCAGCATGAACCTGCATGAGAAGCTTTTTGGGGTGCTGAGAAAGCTGACATAATTTCACTGGACCCCATGTCCTTGCCTCCCAGCCGGTGCTTGGCACTCCTTGCTGTGCTTGTCTTCATTTTTTGTGTCCTTTTCCATGGAATCTCACAGTCTGTAagtgctgtctgcagctgcaTCATCTTTATGTCTACCTTCCATGGCCTTTTCTGCAAAACTCTTAAAAAACAACTTCCTCCTTTtctaaaaagccttttctttttcttttttctagaaCCTTGCTAAATATTCTCAAGATACAAATTAAGAGATTTGTAAATTGTTCTTTCTGCTAATAATGTTTATCTTACGTCCTACAGATCCATCTCTTTATCAAGTGGTGGCAGGATGTtacagagaataggaaagaCGTAACTGTACAGAGATAAGACAGAAAAGAGTCCAATATTAATTTAAGAATCAGAGCTCAGTAGAACATCTGCAGTGATAATATTACCTTGGTCTCAgtgtatctatatctatatctgtatAGATATAGTaaatctatatctatatctgtatCAGTGTATCATATTCTATATCTGAACAGGAAACACGCAAACTGGCTTGAGTGACACCTTGAAAGCTTCTTGCATCTTTCAAAGAATGAGGCATACTGTGTCCTGCACTTAGACCTATTCATTATGAATAATTCCTTCACTAAATTTACATTCCTTGGAATGATCATCTTTATCCTCAGTATTGTCTACTTGGTATTTTGAACAATAACTTCAAAGGTTTGGATACAGCCTTTTGGCTTATATTTACACACAATTCCTCTCATTTGTTGCATAACGCAAGATGGCACTCAGTTCTTGCAATGTTAATATAGATCTTCATATATATTATATCAAACTCCCACTGCTTTAGGTTTATGTCTTGAAAGATCCTTTTGTTGATCTCATTTAGGAGATAATTTAATCTTCTTTCTAAATTTATTCAAAAAATGTAAGAACTACTTAGGTTATTGCATTTCCttaaattaaacattaattCTTAAATTTGTTACTTCTAAAACCAACAGAAGTGGGGAATATAATAAAAACACAGTGTTTTGTTCAAATTTCAGCCCCTTCATTCCAGTTCAAATACATGAATTCACTTCAAAGAcatggaattttggggaggcttcatctggaaaagggaaatactggaattatttttcagtttaccAAGGAATAATATACAAAGAGGGACAAAAATGGACACCTTTCTCCCTTTgtgttctggtttgttttgaGAGATTGCAATTCCTCAATTGCTgcacttttaatttcttcattttctagTCTGAGGATGTTGCCAAACAGTTCTCCTGAAGGGAACTTGTATTCTGAACCAATCCTTAACTCTTTGCTTCCCTAACTTATTTTCTTGAATTGGATGTGCAGTTCTAGTTTGTAAAGTCACAAATCTTGTGTAAGTCTCCAAGCTAGGTGCTCTCCAAGGGCTAGGGGCAGTCTTTCCTGGGCAGAACACTAATAGGCCCTCTCCCTACTCTTGCAACTAGTCTGTTTTTTAGGCATACAGTGTGATTCCGAGTACGTAATAAGAAATAGCAGCTGGTAAGTAGAGCTCAGCATTCTACTCTGTCTGATGACCTGTGGTGGAGTGACCCTCAAAGCATTATAAGGAAGACAGAAGAGCCAGAGGAAGCATGGAAATGATGGTGGGGAGCAAAAGGAGAGTGAAAGCAAGAAATTAAGAGAGGAACAcaaatgtgaaaatgtttttctaaatttagactcatgtagaaagaaaaaattagcaGAAAGGTGAAAGGAgtgcacaaaacaaaaacaaaacaaaacaaaaacaaaaaaggaaaaaaaaaaggaaatgaaattgtTTCCTAAGTGTTTAGAAGACTTGGGCCCAAATTACAAGCAGTTTATGGATGAAACtccataaaaatacaaatctgaTTCAAATTCACATAAACTATTCTTCCTGTGTCTGAGTTTTGTATATAGGCAAGTCAATCAGGAGTGCTCCAAGAGTTGCTGATCAGACTGAGCTCCTTAGTGAAAATAAGagtgaaacattttatttgctaATGGGAAGTCTGAAATGAGGAGGGAGCCTCATCATGAACTAACCTCTGCAGAATAGTGCCTCCTTTGGGACTGGAAAGCATTATGGTACAGTGGGCAAATGGAGAAGTGACTCTGTCCCAGTAAGCTCTTTGGGCAGCCACAGACATTGAAATGGAAACACTGCAACACATTCTGTGGACTTAGTCTCTTCAAGTGTATAAAGCTGCACAGAGGGAGCCAGTGGAACTTTACAAACTTTACAAAAGCACCTCAGCACTATTTCCACTTATTTCAGTAGGAATTACATGTCTGGACACCACTGAGAATCCTGAGTTTTGTGATAGGATAAATAGGGGGACTGGCATTTTATAGATGTGTTTGGAAGACACTTTCACgtagaatagaaaataaaagattagaATAGAAGGgaatagaatatttcagttggaagggatctttagTGTTCATCCAGTCCAACTGCTGACACTTTAAACTGACCAAAAGCTAAAGGATGTAATTAAGCATGCATGACTCTTAAACACCGACAGGCAAAGAGAATCAACCACCTCTCCTGGAGGCCTTTTCCAGTGTGGGACCACCCTCTTGGTAAATAAATGCTTCCTAATGTCCTGTCTAAAGTTCCCCCAATGAACATGGCTTTGAGCCATTCCCCCACGCCCTGGCATTGGATACCAAGGAAAAGAGATTAGGATCTCTGTCTCCCTTCCCCTCTTCAGGAATCTGTCAGGAGCAGTGAGATCACCCCTCAACCTCCTTCTCTCCAACCTAGACAAAACCAGTGTCCTCAGCATAGCATGTCTGCCAGCCCCTTCACCAGCAAAACCTTTGCTGAAACCTTCAGGAACCAAGGACGATATGATTCCTTTGTATTCTGTTAAACAAACTTTTCAGTGCCTGAAAAGCATAATGTACAATGTTGTACGTTATGTACTATcagcaattttaaattttttgccttttgaaacACTTTCTTCACATGTTATTTATATTATGGTTGTAATGTGAAAGTGGTACCTTTGCAAGTGTTGGAGGTTTCTATTTTTCAGTGTGGCAATGACTTTTTCCTGGACAGAGGCAAGATCAATGTCTGTCTACAGTGTCCAGGAACAGACTTACATACAGCATCATTTTCATTCAATTTGATCATAGGAGCACCTCATAAGGAGCGTGAGAGGAAGGTTTTAGGGAATCCTGGTGTAGCGATTTAGGTGTAGCAATT includes these proteins:
- the LOC119696944 gene encoding coiled-coil domain-containing protein 201-like, which translates into the protein MALNFSMRCKGNKPDFKMSEEDDSFLNVRRSLKKRMVKHSTPVDSVLSRTTPSSIDLTNQSIKDQDATKRVYGSPMPKSNLSRSLSQVSLVHADVYIPPASPKKLATAFDLQELNKEKSQSSRLVFSRKRLSTVLASDESNQEPAHKIVPNTETQATARAFVDAAVTPKSGPSWLVSGLPGIKDPPVAKSRKKKIDKTLQRKKEREWLLCQLKNIEEATKHELTIEEA